From a region of the Neobacillus niacini genome:
- a CDS encoding BglG family transcription antiterminator — MVRLKQRELQILDFLLNQENFITYKSISEELNLTERQVRYDLNNVENFLIKNQLDIIKKNHKRGIMVLEKDEVKNKLRLFKQFTTTQEYKYSKKEIQYFILLKLLIADEIVPVSEFEDILFISRTSVLNHLSVIEEQLYSENLSLVHQTRKGYSISGPKIKRYSLFTRALMELINIREIYSFLIDNEKVFSKQAELVLFNLVDIDYLYQALLECQEIEKFIGKVIDDRNYVLLLTIVMKIIKENNEWHFDPIIQNGQKQSEHEALLLNIIGNVKGHSTDNSHNNTTKFLEEIIEYISKAYHVDFTANHSFMTQLKAHIDSMVQRVTQSILVKNPIFHEFVSDYKELFLATKSACENAEKYLDTKIGDQEISFISIYFASEIRRQEDRKEKKAKILIVCVEGLAISQMIMTQIKKIFEYGEVKTLPVREFNREHLNNYDFIITTIDIPDVQSSKILKVNNYLQKKDLEILQQHLSLKLVMKEKKELDKFNLIMKTIRENTSSITNLSKLELDLINILSKGETRVPKKEIRRIHFNETSITKDKTIPTNRWDLAIKIGTSSLIKNELIIKNYEDKIITNLRKFGPYMVVAPGVMIAHAGMEDGVIEDSMWITILPNGININDRFEKPIKLIFTLAFKSKDTHMLVENIAKLALDHEKVEELINLNSNTEIYDLIIATIYS, encoded by the coding sequence ATGGTGAGATTAAAGCAAAGAGAGCTGCAAATATTAGACTTTTTACTAAATCAAGAAAATTTCATTACCTACAAGAGTATCTCTGAAGAGTTAAATCTCACCGAAAGGCAAGTTAGGTATGACCTGAATAATGTCGAAAATTTCTTGATCAAAAACCAGCTGGATATTATTAAGAAAAATCATAAAAGAGGCATTATGGTGTTGGAAAAGGATGAGGTTAAGAATAAACTACGACTTTTCAAGCAATTTACGACCACTCAAGAGTATAAATACTCAAAGAAAGAGATTCAATATTTCATCCTGCTTAAATTATTAATTGCTGATGAAATCGTTCCTGTTTCAGAGTTTGAAGATATTTTATTCATATCCAGGACATCCGTATTAAATCATTTAAGCGTAATTGAAGAACAGCTCTATTCTGAAAATTTATCATTAGTTCATCAAACTAGAAAAGGTTATTCCATTTCAGGGCCAAAAATAAAAAGATATAGCTTATTTACAAGGGCATTAATGGAATTAATTAATATTAGGGAAATTTACAGTTTTCTTATAGACAATGAGAAAGTTTTCTCGAAGCAAGCGGAATTAGTTTTATTCAATTTGGTCGATATCGACTATTTGTATCAAGCCTTACTAGAGTGCCAGGAAATCGAAAAGTTTATTGGGAAGGTCATAGATGATCGCAATTACGTTTTACTACTAACCATTGTCATGAAAATTATCAAAGAAAATAATGAGTGGCATTTTGATCCTATTATCCAGAATGGACAAAAACAGTCTGAACATGAGGCCCTACTATTAAATATCATTGGAAATGTGAAAGGTCATTCCACTGATAACAGTCATAATAATACAACAAAATTCCTCGAAGAAATTATTGAATATATAAGCAAGGCTTACCATGTTGATTTTACAGCTAATCATTCTTTTATGACCCAATTAAAAGCTCATATAGATTCAATGGTTCAAAGGGTGACACAATCGATTCTTGTGAAAAATCCGATCTTTCATGAATTTGTATCAGACTATAAAGAGCTATTTTTGGCTACAAAATCCGCATGTGAAAATGCTGAGAAATATTTGGATACGAAAATTGGGGATCAAGAAATTTCATTTATTTCAATTTACTTTGCGTCTGAAATAAGAAGGCAGGAAGATCGTAAAGAAAAGAAAGCGAAAATTTTAATTGTTTGTGTGGAAGGTTTAGCAATATCACAAATGATCATGACGCAAATTAAGAAAATATTTGAATATGGAGAAGTAAAAACACTACCTGTTCGGGAGTTTAATAGGGAACACTTAAACAATTATGACTTTATTATTACAACCATTGATATTCCCGATGTTCAATCTTCAAAAATATTAAAAGTAAACAATTATTTACAAAAGAAGGATTTAGAAATTTTACAACAGCATTTAAGTTTAAAGCTTGTTATGAAAGAGAAAAAAGAACTAGATAAATTTAATCTCATAATGAAAACGATTCGAGAAAATACCAGCAGCATTACGAATTTAAGCAAACTAGAATTAGACTTAATAAATATTCTATCAAAAGGTGAAACAAGAGTTCCTAAAAAGGAAATTCGCAGAATTCACTTTAATGAGACAAGTATAACAAAGGACAAAACAATTCCAACAAATAGATGGGATTTAGCAATCAAAATTGGAACAAGTTCTTTAATTAAAAATGAGCTCATTATAAAAAACTATGAAGATAAAATTATTACAAATTTGAGGAAGTTTGGTCCCTATATGGTAGTTGCCCCAGGGGTGATGATTGCCCATGCAGGGATGGAGGATGGCGTTATTGAAGATTCTATGTGGATTACGATATTACCAAACGGAATCAATATAAATGATAGATTTGAAAAACCGATTAAGTTAATTTTTACTTTAGCTTTTAAATCAAAAGACACCCATATGCTAGTTGAAAATATAGCAAAGTTAGCATTAGATCATGAAAAGGTTGAAGAGTTAATTAATTTAAATTCAAATACAGAAATATACGATTTGATTATTGCGACAATTTATAGTTAA
- a CDS encoding alpha-mannosidase: MFFTQDKLKNRIEELNSYRYQNRIGINDWYHKEDETKSEKYPPRRDETWKVFRRGDTWSGRDYYIWLSTELSIPDTKDKEIVLLFDFGKTDGGTNSGFESLLFINGVPYQGVDANHKEVFLRKEFYGTTIELSLKLWSGLEGGGPPRISKHEFKYSDIAYLQPDVDDLYYTAKMVLETANILDKNDPAKVALEQVLSKTFKCIDWSEPGSTFFYESCQAANRTLQSEVEKFDKHTPVTVTAIGHTHIDVAWLWRLKHTREKAARSFSTVLRLMERYPDYYFLQSQPQLYSYIKKDYPEIFEQIKERIEDGLWEIDGGMWLEADCNIPSGESIVRQLLYGTQFMKNEFGKEPNYLWLPDVFGYSWALPQILVKSNLKTFMTTKISWNQFNRMPHDTFWWKGIDGSEILTHFITTPEPEDYNTDSFHYTYNGVLEPKTVKGTYDNYIDKNINQELLLSYGHGDGGGGVNREMLEQRRRLDKIPGLPHVKTGSAKQYFEKLHETVENTDEYVHTWDGELYLEYHRGTYTSQAFVKHMNRKLELGYREAEFLRSWALKEKEQIEYPMEKLHEGWEIILRNQFHDIIPGSSIHEVYEDAKVEYGEAQEILAAIKSEFLGKVVKNNRFDWTIFNSNAWDRSEFVFISEKEKKMSFVDQSNTLLESVELPDGYLVYVQHIPSLGYKTISGISKKEEVILEGNGFKVEDQKVETPFYVIEWNNEGQLVGLLDKESDRQVLAGKGNVFQLFEDKPMNFEAWDIDIYYSEKMKEITASNISIKEINPLFVDIEFTYQFGKSSMTQRMIVYSKTKRIDFKTNVNWNERQQLLKVAFPVNVRTTEATYDIQFGNVKRPTHWNTSWDMARFESVAHQWVDVSEYQFGVSLLNESKYGHDIKDHVIRLTLLKGAIDPDPTADIGLHEFTYSLFPHSGDFIQANTVQEAWALNCPLEALPGRVPFDAAQLIEFMNEPKISIDAIKKGENCDGVIVRFHDYTGGTQKVTFKPNFPFHSWTETDLMENPIMERFTSNVVELTVKPFEIKTILFE, encoded by the coding sequence ATGTTTTTTACACAAGATAAATTAAAAAATAGAATTGAAGAATTAAATAGCTATCGTTATCAAAATCGTATTGGAATCAATGATTGGTACCATAAAGAGGATGAAACAAAATCAGAAAAATACCCGCCACGAAGAGACGAAACCTGGAAAGTGTTTCGCCGCGGCGATACATGGTCAGGAAGGGACTATTATATTTGGTTATCAACTGAACTGAGTATTCCAGATACAAAGGATAAAGAGATTGTATTGCTTTTTGATTTTGGAAAAACAGATGGCGGAACAAATTCCGGCTTTGAATCCTTACTTTTTATTAATGGAGTTCCCTATCAAGGCGTTGATGCTAATCATAAAGAAGTCTTTTTAAGAAAAGAATTTTATGGTACTACGATTGAGTTGAGCTTGAAATTATGGTCAGGCTTAGAAGGCGGCGGACCGCCAAGAATCAGCAAGCATGAATTTAAATATAGTGATATTGCCTATCTTCAGCCAGATGTAGATGATTTATATTACACAGCAAAAATGGTTTTAGAAACGGCGAATATTCTTGATAAAAATGACCCTGCTAAAGTTGCTTTAGAACAAGTATTATCCAAAACCTTTAAATGTATTGATTGGTCAGAGCCTGGCAGTACATTCTTTTATGAATCATGTCAGGCAGCAAATCGTACTTTGCAAAGTGAAGTTGAAAAATTTGACAAGCATACACCTGTAACGGTCACAGCCATTGGCCATACTCATATCGATGTTGCTTGGTTATGGAGATTAAAACATACGAGGGAAAAAGCAGCTAGATCATTTTCTACGGTTTTACGATTGATGGAGCGATATCCGGACTACTACTTTTTACAATCACAGCCACAATTATATTCTTATATCAAAAAAGATTATCCAGAAATCTTCGAGCAAATCAAGGAAAGAATTGAAGATGGATTGTGGGAAATTGACGGCGGTATGTGGCTGGAAGCAGATTGTAACATTCCATCAGGTGAATCGATTGTAAGACAGCTATTATATGGAACTCAATTCATGAAAAATGAATTTGGTAAAGAACCAAACTATTTATGGTTACCGGATGTTTTTGGATATTCATGGGCATTGCCGCAAATTCTGGTTAAATCAAATCTAAAAACCTTTATGACCACAAAAATCAGCTGGAATCAATTTAACAGAATGCCGCATGATACTTTTTGGTGGAAGGGTATTGATGGAAGCGAAATATTGACGCATTTCATTACAACACCTGAACCAGAGGACTATAATACGGATTCATTCCACTATACGTATAATGGCGTTTTAGAACCAAAAACGGTTAAAGGTACCTATGATAACTATATCGATAAGAACATTAATCAAGAGCTGCTTCTAAGTTATGGCCATGGGGATGGCGGAGGCGGGGTAAATAGAGAAATGCTTGAACAAAGGAGAAGATTGGATAAAATTCCGGGTCTTCCTCATGTTAAGACAGGTTCCGCCAAGCAATACTTTGAGAAACTGCATGAAACGGTAGAAAACACAGATGAATATGTACATACCTGGGATGGAGAGCTTTATTTAGAATACCATCGTGGAACCTATACTTCCCAAGCATTTGTAAAACATATGAATCGGAAGCTTGAATTAGGTTACAGGGAAGCAGAATTTCTGAGATCATGGGCCTTAAAGGAAAAAGAACAGATTGAATATCCAATGGAAAAACTGCATGAGGGTTGGGAGATTATCCTTCGAAATCAATTTCATGATATTATTCCTGGTTCCTCTATTCATGAAGTATATGAGGATGCGAAAGTTGAATATGGTGAGGCACAGGAAATTTTAGCTGCAATAAAAAGTGAATTCCTTGGTAAAGTGGTAAAAAATAATCGATTTGATTGGACTATTTTTAATAGTAATGCATGGGACCGCAGTGAATTTGTTTTTATTTCCGAAAAAGAAAAGAAAATGAGTTTTGTGGATCAGTCGAATACACTATTAGAATCTGTGGAATTACCGGATGGTTATCTTGTGTATGTTCAACATATTCCATCACTAGGTTATAAAACAATCAGCGGCATTAGCAAGAAAGAAGAAGTAATCCTTGAAGGTAATGGTTTTAAAGTTGAGGACCAGAAGGTTGAAACGCCATTTTATGTCATTGAATGGAATAACGAAGGACAATTAGTTGGACTGTTGGATAAAGAAAGTGATAGACAAGTGCTTGCAGGTAAGGGAAATGTGTTCCAATTATTTGAAGATAAACCGATGAACTTTGAAGCATGGGATATTGATATTTATTACTCCGAAAAAATGAAAGAAATAACCGCAAGTAATATCAGTATAAAGGAAATCAATCCATTGTTTGTGGATATTGAATTTACTTATCAATTTGGAAAATCGTCGATGACGCAAAGGATGATTGTCTATTCAAAAACAAAACGGATTGATTTTAAAACAAATGTTAATTGGAATGAACGCCAGCAATTATTGAAAGTTGCGTTTCCTGTAAACGTTCGGACGACAGAGGCGACTTATGATATTCAATTTGGGAATGTGAAACGCCCTACACATTGGAACACAAGCTGGGATATGGCACGATTTGAATCGGTTGCCCACCAATGGGTGGATGTATCTGAATATCAGTTTGGAGTAAGCCTGTTAAATGAATCTAAATACGGTCACGATATTAAGGATCATGTTATCCGATTAACATTATTAAAGGGTGCGATTGATCCAGATCCTACAGCAGATATCGGCTTACATGAATTTACGTATAGCTTATTCCCACATAGCGGCGACTTTATTCAGGCTAATACGGTTCAAGAAGCGTGGGCACTCAATTGTCCATTAGAGGCATTGCCAGGAAGAGTTCCATTTGATGCTGCGCAGCTGATTGAGTTTATGAATGAACCAAAAATTTCAATTGATGCTATTAAAAAGGGAGAAAATTGTGATGGGGTCATTGTCAGATTCCATGACTACACGGGTGGAACACAAAAAGTAACATTCAAACCGAACTTCCCATTTCATTCATGGACTGAAACGGATTTAATGGAAAATCCAATCATGGAAAGGTTTACTTCAAATGTGGTGGAATTAACTGTAAAACCATTCGAAATTAAAACGATACTGTTTGAATAG
- a CDS encoding sugar phosphate isomerase/epimerase family protein translates to MKNLKSKIAAQMYSVRKEFAEDAEGTLRRLQKIGFEAVQLDGMRGNDPLKVAALLKKYNLQVAGMHIKHERFFNDVDGIIEEAYLFGCKTIFDKYIDDDEQNEQGYRKTKATLLEVAQKLSSLGFRVGLHNPEYDYNHLVDGRKVIDFITDPVNGICIYPEPDTYWMTIAGENPVESIKKYSGRAPILHLKDYQSGYDLNDMGNNLIEVGSGEIDMKSVVQWGEENGVEYYCVEQDYSRIGIFESLKIGFDYLVSLEREV, encoded by the coding sequence ATGAAAAATTTAAAAAGTAAAATTGCAGCTCAAATGTATTCCGTTAGAAAAGAGTTTGCCGAAGACGCGGAGGGCACTTTAAGAAGACTGCAAAAAATTGGTTTCGAGGCGGTCCAGCTTGATGGAATGAGAGGAAATGACCCCCTTAAAGTTGCTGCTCTACTTAAGAAATATAATTTACAAGTCGCAGGTATGCATATCAAACATGAACGTTTTTTTAATGATGTCGATGGAATTATTGAAGAGGCCTATTTGTTTGGCTGTAAAACCATTTTCGATAAATATATTGATGATGATGAACAAAATGAACAAGGTTATCGTAAGACAAAAGCCACTTTGTTGGAAGTTGCTCAAAAGTTGAGTTCTTTGGGTTTTAGAGTCGGGCTACATAACCCTGAATACGATTACAATCATTTAGTAGATGGACGGAAAGTAATTGATTTTATTACGGATCCAGTAAATGGCATTTGTATCTACCCTGAACCGGATACCTACTGGATGACGATTGCTGGTGAAAATCCAGTTGAAAGTATAAAGAAGTATAGTGGGAGAGCCCCTATCCTCCACTTAAAGGATTATCAATCTGGATATGATTTGAACGATATGGGAAACAACTTAATAGAGGTTGGCAGCGGTGAAATTGACATGAAATCTGTTGTTCAATGGGGTGAGGAAAATGGCGTCGAATATTATTGTGTTGAACAGGATTATTCTAGAATTGGAATCTTTGAAAGTTTAAAAATTGGTTTTGATTATCTAGTAAGCCTGGAAAGGGAAGTGTAA
- a CDS encoding PTS lactose/cellobiose transporter subunit IIA: MENGQVSFEMISKAGEAFSILVKALEYVRTGNPEMAEQCIKESEKLMNEAHNLQTQLIVTEANGGKNEFSVLLIHAQDTLMNTILMSTIVKEMIKMFQTLKNGER; this comes from the coding sequence ATGGAAAATGGACAGGTTTCGTTTGAGATGATTTCAAAAGCAGGAGAGGCATTTTCAATTCTTGTAAAAGCACTGGAATATGTTCGAACTGGTAATCCAGAAATGGCAGAGCAATGTATCAAAGAGTCTGAGAAATTAATGAATGAAGCCCATAACTTACAAACTCAATTAATTGTTACGGAAGCAAATGGCGGTAAAAATGAATTCTCAGTCTTATTAATTCATGCTCAGGATACACTTATGAATACAATCCTTATGTCAACGATTGTGAAAGAAATGATTAAAATGTTTCAAACTTTAAAGAATGGAGAGAGATAA
- a CDS encoding LamG-like jellyroll fold domain-containing protein: MKMKNTLLGLSVFCMMIPSFTEPAEAKSNAVKQETNSIVADWKFSKDHVKSGTIENGNIIIEDASKNGNDLELVTVGDSSSPDLEGLIKWSEEDYYNLANVESLEFANYKNAPAGRYLKTTNGAPINSEKFDNGFTVEAIFKLPSNFNSRLHSWMGILTRQGQAADLNKIEGEKEILTTLSVSNDKEIQWTSHPSNLNYNVTNWSRSLNTDEWYHLAVVNDGQTTTLTVNGVSDYGKSIEVKGIASIGGKGWNIGASEWGNELDALFAGNIQEIRIANKALTKMEWLVQDARDKQPVEGTNDEIPFLTNKNNYNFLFVPDTQKYSNMNPEIFTSQMNWIAKNTKKNNIVMNAFVGDIVDGNAEEQWKNSLEAISYLDKKETPYIMAAGNHDYAAGDPFLTYYGPQRFANKDYYKGSSPSGYGSYSIVKAGSYEYLFLIVDMKNLQADIEWSKNVLNQHKDKPTIIVSHDVIYPETVDQKTVAVESDRGQIIWNELVNEHNQVFMTVNGHYFGIVHQVKQNSAGNDVIQMLVNYQADYRGGNGWLRLVEFDEAKNKLFFRTYSPFVDEMSKKERTYVDLKYLTNEYNLFELDLNFKKRFNLNK; encoded by the coding sequence ATGAAAATGAAAAATACGTTATTAGGTTTATCGGTCTTTTGTATGATGATTCCAAGCTTTACAGAACCTGCAGAGGCTAAGAGTAATGCAGTTAAACAAGAAACGAATAGTATTGTAGCAGATTGGAAGTTTTCAAAAGATCATGTGAAAAGTGGGACGATTGAAAATGGGAATATCATTATTGAAGATGCAAGTAAAAATGGGAATGACCTAGAATTAGTGACGGTGGGTGATTCATCTTCACCAGACTTGGAAGGGTTGATAAAATGGTCTGAAGAAGATTATTATAATCTAGCAAATGTAGAAAGTTTAGAATTCGCTAATTATAAAAATGCTCCTGCGGGAAGATATTTAAAAACAACGAATGGTGCACCGATTAATTCCGAGAAGTTTGATAACGGGTTTACCGTCGAAGCCATTTTCAAATTGCCCAGTAATTTTAATAGTAGATTACATAGTTGGATGGGAATTTTAACAAGACAAGGGCAGGCCGCCGATCTTAATAAAATAGAAGGTGAGAAAGAAATCCTGACTACGTTATCTGTATCCAATGATAAAGAAATTCAGTGGACAAGTCATCCATCTAACTTAAACTATAATGTGACGAACTGGTCTCGTTCATTAAATACAGATGAATGGTATCATTTGGCGGTTGTGAATGATGGGCAAACGACGACTTTAACTGTGAATGGCGTTAGCGATTACGGGAAATCAATAGAGGTCAAAGGCATAGCTTCTATAGGAGGAAAAGGCTGGAACATTGGTGCTTCTGAGTGGGGAAATGAATTAGATGCATTATTTGCAGGGAACATCCAAGAAATACGAATTGCTAATAAGGCTTTGACTAAAATGGAATGGCTTGTTCAAGATGCTCGTGATAAACAACCAGTTGAAGGAACAAACGATGAAATACCATTCCTGACAAATAAAAATAATTATAATTTTCTTTTTGTTCCAGATACACAAAAATACTCAAATATGAATCCTGAGATATTTACTAGCCAAATGAATTGGATTGCTAAAAACACCAAGAAGAACAATATTGTCATGAATGCATTTGTTGGAGATATCGTCGATGGGAATGCTGAAGAGCAATGGAAAAATTCCCTTGAAGCCATTTCTTATTTAGATAAAAAGGAAACCCCTTACATTATGGCAGCTGGAAATCATGATTATGCAGCTGGAGACCCTTTCTTAACCTATTATGGTCCACAACGCTTTGCGAATAAAGACTACTATAAAGGATCTTCTCCTTCGGGGTATGGGTCTTACTCAATAGTAAAAGCAGGCAGCTATGAATACTTATTCTTAATTGTAGATATGAAAAATCTCCAAGCAGATATAGAATGGTCAAAAAATGTCTTAAATCAACACAAAGACAAACCAACAATCATCGTTTCTCATGATGTGATTTATCCTGAGACGGTTGATCAAAAAACCGTTGCGGTTGAGTCGGATAGGGGCCAGATAATCTGGAATGAACTTGTGAATGAACACAATCAAGTATTTATGACGGTGAATGGACATTATTTTGGAATCGTCCATCAGGTCAAACAGAACTCTGCAGGGAACGATGTTATTCAAATGCTAGTAAACTATCAAGCAGATTATCGAGGGGGAAATGGCTGGCTGAGACTTGTTGAATTTGATGAAGCTAAAAACAAACTCTTTTTCCGTACCTATTCACCATTTGTAGATGAAATGTCAAAGAAAGAAAGAACGTATGTTGATTTAAAATATTTAACAAATGAATACAACTTATTTGAATTAGATTTAAATTTTAAAAAGAGATTTAATCTGAATAAATAA
- a CDS encoding PTS sugar transporter subunit IIC, with the protein MKLLYSYLEKRITKIQKAIAPMAGKLEKQKYLASIKNGFKDITPVLLIGSFFLVFYIILQYIQQNYGSFRQIDLTIFKIPVQLTFGMLSIYAAIAISYRHAKRIGAPIIPSIFSSVFTVGVAIGGITTNGIEFENFNSEGLLVALIVSLLTVEVLNKCTKYNLTAKFKNIPEGSVHTFQLIMPIVLLSFLFLATNLLIERKTEQSNVSEFIFGHLFWGIESIDTPVMVFIIVFLEMLFWFIGINGYAVLAGFVLPFATFYLGENISALINGGQPEYIFTPNFWDYFASLSGAGFAGALVILALFSKVKEIKSVGKTSIIPSLFSITEPILYGLPITFNIYLFIPFVIGTPILATLQWYVFKWGFVNIPVVHVADAPIPIAQLLSTMDWRVLLLIIGVFLLAILMYYPFFKLYEKSVEQQNNKVDDKYADLDLDF; encoded by the coding sequence ATGAAATTACTCTATAGTTATTTAGAAAAACGGATAACTAAAATACAAAAAGCAATTGCTCCTATGGCTGGGAAACTCGAAAAGCAAAAGTATTTGGCTTCTATTAAAAATGGATTTAAGGATATCACTCCTGTCTTATTAATTGGGTCGTTTTTCTTGGTTTTTTATATCATTTTACAATATATTCAGCAAAACTATGGAAGCTTCAGGCAGATAGATTTAACTATTTTTAAAATTCCGGTTCAACTTACCTTTGGTATGCTCTCAATTTATGCTGCCATAGCTATTTCGTATAGACATGCTAAAAGAATTGGGGCGCCGATCATACCGTCGATATTTTCAAGTGTTTTTACAGTTGGAGTTGCTATTGGCGGGATTACTACTAATGGAATCGAATTTGAAAATTTTAATTCAGAAGGATTATTAGTTGCTTTAATTGTGTCCTTATTGACAGTTGAAGTATTAAATAAATGTACTAAATATAACTTAACAGCTAAATTTAAAAATATCCCTGAAGGCAGTGTCCATACCTTTCAATTAATCATGCCAATTGTACTACTCTCATTTCTTTTTCTTGCAACTAATTTATTAATTGAAAGAAAAACTGAACAATCAAATGTATCAGAGTTTATTTTTGGCCATTTGTTTTGGGGAATTGAATCGATTGATACTCCGGTCATGGTATTTATCATCGTCTTCCTTGAGATGCTTTTTTGGTTTATCGGAATAAATGGTTATGCTGTTTTAGCTGGCTTTGTACTTCCATTTGCTACCTTCTATCTGGGAGAAAATATTTCAGCATTGATTAACGGAGGTCAACCTGAATATATTTTTACCCCTAACTTTTGGGACTACTTTGCTAGTTTATCAGGGGCCGGTTTTGCAGGTGCACTCGTCATACTAGCTTTATTCAGTAAAGTGAAGGAAATCAAAAGTGTGGGTAAAACGTCCATCATTCCTAGTCTGTTTTCAATTACTGAACCCATTCTATATGGATTGCCCATTACTTTTAATATTTACTTGTTTATTCCATTTGTAATTGGAACCCCTATATTAGCAACGCTTCAATGGTATGTATTTAAGTGGGGGTTTGTTAACATACCAGTCGTTCATGTTGCGGATGCGCCCATTCCTATTGCGCAATTACTATCTACCATGGACTGGCGAGTATTATTGTTGATAATCGGTGTATTTCTACTTGCCATATTGATGTATTATCCTTTCTTTAAGCTTTATGAGAAAAGTGTAGAGCAGCAAAACAATAAGGTTGATGACAAATATGCTGACCTTGACTTAGACTTTTAA
- a CDS encoding PTS sugar transporter subunit IIB, with product MKISNKLHILLLCNLGASTGILVSTMKDIVSKSEKLKDKDIKIEARPAGELSEYISNFDVLLLGPQIGHRFDELKEIADSYHKPLEIINTKDYGTMNGANILKQAILMDSQRNN from the coding sequence ATGAAGATTAGCAATAAACTACATATTCTATTGCTTTGTAATTTAGGTGCCTCAACAGGGATACTAGTTTCTACGATGAAAGATATTGTCAGCAAAAGTGAGAAACTAAAGGATAAAGATATTAAAATTGAGGCTCGCCCAGCTGGCGAATTAAGCGAATATATTTCTAATTTTGATGTATTGCTTCTCGGTCCTCAAATTGGACACCGATTTGATGAACTAAAGGAAATTGCGGATTCTTATCATAAACCTTTAGAAATTATTAATACCAAAGACTACGGAACTATGAATGGAGCAAATATCTTAAAACAAGCTATTCTAATGGACTCTCAAAGGAATAATTAA